In the Phenylobacterium soli genome, TCACCGAGGCCGCCCTCGAGCAGGCGGTGAAGACCGGCCTCGGCCCGCCCGGCCAGCGGGTGCTGATCCTCGCCGGCCTGCCGATCGGCTCGCCGGGCGCGGCCAATATCCTGCGGCTCGCCCATACGCCGCGGCGCTAGCCGAGCTTCACGCGGCGGTCCTGGCCGCGCAGGACGATCCGCTCGCCCTGCCGCTCGAAATGCAGGTCGAGGCTGGCCTCGCCGACGCCGAGCTGGAGGATGCTGAAGTGGTCGAGGCCGACCGGCAGGTGCGGGTCCTTGACCTCGATGAGGCCGGCCTCGCCGTCGACCCGGACGCCCAGGCACGCCTGCAGCATCATGAACACCGCGCCGGCGGCCCAGGCCTGCGGCAGGCAGGCCACCGGATAGGCCACCGGCGGCTCGCCGGGACAGCGCGGGAAGCCGCAGAACAGTTCGGGCAGGCGCATCTCGAACTGAGCCGCGCTCTCGAACATGCCGGCGGTGATGTGCGCCACCCCCCTACGCTCGCCGTAGCGGGCCATGCCCATGGCGCAGATGGCGGTGTCGTGCGGCCAGATCGAGCCGTTGTGGTAGCTCATCGGATTGTAGCGGGCCTCGCCCACGGCCAGGGTCCGGAGCCCCCAGCCCGACGCGAAGTCCGGCCCCGTGAGGGTCTTGATCACCCGGGCGGCGCGCTCGGCCGACGGTAGGCCTGAGAACAGCAGGTGGCCCATGTTCGAGGCCCGCACGCGGGCCAGCTTGCCGTCACCGTCGACCGCCAGGCCGTAGGCGCCTTCCGCCTCCATCCAGTAGAGCTCCTCGACCCGGGCGCGGATGGTTTCGGCGCGCCCGGTCCAGCGCGTGGCGTCCTCGAGGTCGCCGCGCTGGCGGGCGAGCTTGGCCATCGCCTCGAAGGCGGCGAAGGCGTAGCCCTGCACCTCGACCAGCGCGATCGGCGGCGGCGGGAAGCGGCCGTCGGCGTGGAAGATGGAATCGCCGGAATCCTTCCAGCCCTGGTTGGTGAGCCCCTTCTCGGAGGACTTGGCGTAGGCCAGCAGGCCGAACGGGTTGTCGTCGATCCGGCGCTCCACCCAGGCGATGGCCCGCTCGAGCTGGGGCCAAAGCTGGTCGACCAGCTCGCGGCTGCCGGTCCGCTCGGCATAGGCGCCGGCCAGCGCCACGAACAGCGGCGTCGTGTCGACCCCGCCGTAGTAGCGGCCGAAGGGCACCTCGCCGAGGGCGGCCATCTCGCCGCGGCGGGTCTCGTGCATGATCTTGCCCGGCTCGGAGTCACGGAAGGCCGAGACCTCCTCCGCCTGCTGCATCGCCAGGTAGGTGAGCACGCCCTTGGCCAGGCTCGGATCGAACCACAGGATCTGCCAGGCGGTGATGATGGCGTCGCGGCCGAAGGCGGTCGAGAACCAGGGGATGCCGGCATAGGGGTAGGGCCCGGTCTGCAGCGGCGTGGTGAGCAGCGCCAGGTCGGCCCGGCTCTTCTCCACCCAAGCGTTGAACAGTCCGCCGGTGGTGCGCAGCCGCCCGCCGCGGCGGCGGCGGGCGCGCATGGCGAAGCGGGCGCGGGCGGCGGCGGCGCGGAACCGCTCGCGGCTGGGGACGCAGCCGCCGTGGGCGCCGATCTCCACGTGCAGCTCCACCCGGCCGTCGGGCTGCAGGGCGTAGAGGAACTCCGCGTGGTCGGCCGTGAGCCGGCTGGGCGGATCGGAGAAGACGATGGTCGAGGAGCGCTCCACCCGGTCGAGCCCCTCGTAGCGGAAGCGCACGAAGCGCTCGTCGACCTCCACCGGACGGCGGACGCCGCGCCGCGGCCTGACCGCTCCACGCACCTCGAACATGTCGCGGAAGTCGGCGTCGAACTCGAAGGCCAGGGGCAGCATGACCACGGCATGCGAGTAGTTGACGATGGTGATCCGCTCGAAGAGCCGCTCTTCCCACAGCAGCCGCTTGCGCTCGACGTGCAGCACTCCGGGCGGGCCGACCGGACCGCCGGGGGTGACCAGGGCGCCGTTCACCAGGTGCGAGGTGAAGAAGACGTTGTCCTGGCTGACCGCGCCGCACAGCAGGGTCGGCGAGTGGGCGCCCAGCCGCAGGCGCCAGCGCGACAGGATGCGGGTGTCGTCGTGGAACAGCCCGTCGGCCAGCCCCAGGATGTCGCCCATGCTGTCGGCCACCACGAAGGTGTCGTGGTCCTTCAGGGCGTGGAGGCGGGCGGGGACCCGCGGTTCCTCCATCTGCCCCCATTCCACCCGCGCGTCCTGGCCGGGCGCGAGATCGAGATCGTCCATCGCGGCGTCAGCCACGGCTCAGGCCAGCGCGCCGAGGGCGCCGGCGGCGCCCCGCGCGAGGCGCGCGTAGAGGGCGAGATAGCGCCGCGCCATGGCCTGGCCGGAGAAGCGCTCCTCGAACCGCCGCCGGATCGCCGCCCGGTCGAGCGTCGGCAGGCGGGCCACGGCGGCGCAGGCCTCGTCCTCGTCGCGGACGATGAAGCCGGTCAGTCCGTCCTCCACCACCTCGCGCACCGAGCCGCAGTCGTAGGCGATCACCGGCGTCCCGCAGGCCATGGCCTCGATCATCACCAGGCCGAACGGCTCGGGCC is a window encoding:
- a CDS encoding amylo-alpha-1,6-glucosidase, which translates into the protein MADAAMDDLDLAPGQDARVEWGQMEEPRVPARLHALKDHDTFVVADSMGDILGLADGLFHDDTRILSRWRLRLGAHSPTLLCGAVSQDNVFFTSHLVNGALVTPGGPVGPPGVLHVERKRLLWEERLFERITIVNYSHAVVMLPLAFEFDADFRDMFEVRGAVRPRRGVRRPVEVDERFVRFRYEGLDRVERSSTIVFSDPPSRLTADHAEFLYALQPDGRVELHVEIGAHGGCVPSRERFRAAAARARFAMRARRRRGGRLRTTGGLFNAWVEKSRADLALLTTPLQTGPYPYAGIPWFSTAFGRDAIITAWQILWFDPSLAKGVLTYLAMQQAEEVSAFRDSEPGKIMHETRRGEMAALGEVPFGRYYGGVDTTPLFVALAGAYAERTGSRELVDQLWPQLERAIAWVERRIDDNPFGLLAYAKSSEKGLTNQGWKDSGDSIFHADGRFPPPPIALVEVQGYAFAAFEAMAKLARQRGDLEDATRWTGRAETIRARVEELYWMEAEGAYGLAVDGDGKLARVRASNMGHLLFSGLPSAERAARVIKTLTGPDFASGWGLRTLAVGEARYNPMSYHNGSIWPHDTAICAMGMARYGERRGVAHITAGMFESAAQFEMRLPELFCGFPRCPGEPPVAYPVACLPQAWAAGAVFMMLQACLGVRVDGEAGLIEVKDPHLPVGLDHFSILQLGVGEASLDLHFERQGERIVLRGQDRRVKLG